Proteins encoded within one genomic window of Bemisia tabaci chromosome 2, PGI_BMITA_v3:
- the LOC140223879 gene encoding uncharacterized protein translates to MQNAENINPFQKSSILSRLPPGTPGESKPEDNAEAGAQPLPDSDSGSNKGEVEIKKVAQAILTTDPEKVKGDPALNETKKLFVLQSISVVKSLHSENVLAKNFIQEQKALMDKIQSDSKAMLAEIKEIKLNKPQPQVDDGSKNKGKTFTAVNKEIPQQNSGKFGALLLDAETDDDSSSGDWPNYNSDPEYQNN, encoded by the coding sequence ATgcaaaatgctgaaaatataaaCCCCTTTCAGAAGAGTTCGATTCTTTCAAGATTGCCTCCTGGGACACCAGGGGAAAGCAAGCCCGAGGATAATGCTGAAGCTGGCGCACAACCCCTTCCGGACAGTGATAGCGGTTCGAATAAGGGGGAGGTAGAGATCAAAAAAGTAGCACAAGCAATCCTAACCACAGACCCTGAAAAAGTCAAGGGAGACCCTGCACTAAATGaaacgaaaaaattgtttgttcTGCAGTCGATTTCTGTTGTTAAGTCGCTGCACAGTGAAAATGTCCTTGCAAAGAATTTTATTCAAGAGCAAAAGGCCCTCATGGATAAAATACAAAGTGATAGTAAAGCGATGCTGGCCGAAATTAAGGAGATTAAACTAAATAAGCCGCAACCTCAAGTGGACGACGGCTCTAAAAATAAGGGGAAGACATTCACGGCTGTCAACAAGGAAATTCCCCAACAAAACAGCGGGAAATTTGGAGCCCTGCTGCTAGATGCGGAAACGGATGATGATTCTTCATCAGGTGACTGGCCGAACTACAATTCAGATCCGGAGTATCAAAACAACTGA